AATTCCGCGATGCGGGCGGCACCACACCGGCGCTGTTCCTGTCGGCGCTGGGCGATGTACAGAACAAGGTGCAGGGCCTGAAGGCCGGCGCCGAGGATTACCTGGCCAAGCCTTTCGCGCCGGCCGAACTGGCGGCGCGGGTCGAGGCCCTCGGACGCCGCCAGCCGGGACAGGAACCCCCGGTGACGGTGCTCAAGGCGGGCGATCTTGAAATGAACCTGCTGACCCGCAAGGTCACACGGGCAGGCCAGAAGATCGACCTGCAGCCGCGCGAATTCCGCCTGCTGGAATACCTGATGCGCCACGCTGGCCAGGTTGTGACCCGCACCATGCTTCTGGAGAAGGTGTGGGACTATAATTTCGATCCGCAGACCAATGTGATCGATGTTCACGTCTCGCGCCTGCGCGCCAAGATCGACA
This is a stretch of genomic DNA from Hyphomonas adhaerens MHS-3. It encodes these proteins:
- a CDS encoding response regulator transcription factor, yielding MRVLVIEDDAEMAGFIEKVLIEAGHSVDKADDGERGLAKARSEDFDAMVVDRMLPEKDGLTLLKEFRDAGGTTPALFLSALGDVQNKVQGLKAGAEDYLAKPFAPAELAARVEALGRRQPGQEPPVTVLKAGDLEMNLLTRKVTRAGQKIDLQPREFRLLEYLMRHAGQVVTRTMLLEKVWDYNFDPQTNVIDVHVSRLRAKIDKEFDEPLLHTVRGAGYRLQG